The nucleotide sequence atgaggAAAAAGAatctgacaacatccaacacacattcttgcttaagacactcaagaagataggactaGAAGGGAAAAGCCTCAATATTATGCAAGCCATATATTAACAAACAGCAGCCAATGTGGTACTtactggagaaacaaaaaaaaattccactgaaaagggggccagacaaggatgccccttgtccccactcctattcaaaattgtactggaggtcctagctaacaatataagacaaaggaaagatattagagGTAATCACCTGGGGAAGAAAGAAGCAGAAtcatcattattcgcagatgatatgattctatacatcaaAGATCCCTTTAACTCCATAAGCTGAGtgttggaaacaatagaggaatatggcagagtggcaggacacacacacaaaaaaacccccaGAAGTCTATTAGATTgcactacacatcagacaagatcacagaagggaCGATGGAAAAAGTAGGACCTTtagcaatagccaagcacaaattgaaatacatagggaaatacctgactaaaaaatgaaaacactgtGTGGTATGCCTGCTTATGAAGAATTCTGTTAAAACTGGTATGTGCAGACTTTGTAGACAATGAAATTCCCCTAATAAAAGTGATGCAACACATTGAAGGAACAGCATCACAAGGCAGCAATGCAAGCCAAAATATTTTAATGAGTTTGAGCCCATCTTTATACGTCAGGTTGTGTTGAGTGTCACATACAATGTCACAAAAATAGAAGGAATGTGTTTTATCACATGATCTGATCAGGGTATATAAGCATCACTGTACAGGTGTCAACATTCATTCTAGAATCTTGTCTTGTGCAACAAGCAACTCATCATTCCCGACACCATGAGCTACTACGGCAGCTACTACGGAGGCCTGGGCTACGGCTGTGGAGGCTTCGGTGGTCTGGGCCATGGCTGTGGCTACGGCCTCTTCAACAGGCTGGGCTATGGCTGTGGCTACAgaggctatggctatggctctGGCTTCGGAGGCTTCGGATATGGCTCTGGCTTCGGAGGCTTCGGATGTGGCTGCTTCCGCCCATCTTGCTGCAAAGGCTATGGATTCCGTGGCTTCTACTGAACACCTAGCCTGATAATCTCGCATATGGAAACATAAGGGGACTTGTCAGCTCTGATCTCCATGACAGAACAGTCAAGACCATGCAGAAACTATTCCAACATAAGCACTCAGGATCTCAAAATTTCATAAGATTCTTTAATTAACGTATATTTCTGTCATAATCTGAAATGTCTCGTCTTTTACCTTTATAATTGATGAGATTATCTGATGATCTCCTAATAAAACAtcctaattttaaaatgtaatgtgtttttgtttgtttgtgaaacTTACTTATGTGTATTTGATGATGATTATTCTTTACTCAATGATCAATGAAGgaagcttctgagctaaatgtttCTCTATGTGCATCTTTAAAATGCAAatggttaaaaaacaaatgtaTTCAAATAATAGTTATTCTACATTGAGAtgaaaaatattctgaaatcgttactcattttatattttcattatcATGCTTTTTCAAATTAATATTCAGATTGaagtcaacaacaaaaagccatatTAACTTGAGGTATCTATACATTTTATATACTAAATATATGTAATCTAAGTTACATTTCCCACTGAAATTCAATATATAATGAATCCTTCCActaattcaatatttatttgctcTCTCCATTGCAAGAGCTCATAGTAACTAATCAAAACACACCTCTAGTTAAGGAACCCTAGAGATACAATGGGTTGCACCTCACAGACTAAGTGCAAACTCAGAATGtcaaatccacaggagaaaggtagtTACCTCCTCCTACCAACTTGAAGGAACTGAATCTGCTTTGTGGTTTGAGACTAACTAGGAAAGTAAACCGCCTTTCACataatgtgtgttttttttaaaaaacattttattagaggctcatacaactcttatcacagtccatacatatacatacatcaattgtataaagcacatctgtacattctttgcccttatcattttcttttctttctttctttttttcccttttctttttttacattttattagggactcatactactcttatcacaatccatacatatacatacatcaattttataaagcacatccatacattccccgccccaatcattctcaaagcatttgctctccacttaagccctttgcatcaggtcctcttttttttttcccctccctccccactcccccctccctcatgtgccctttgcaatttatacatcgttattttgtcatatcttgttctatccggagtctcccttcccccccttctctgccgtccctctcccagggaggaggtcacatgtggatccctgtaatcagttccccatttccaacccactcaccctacactctcccagcattgtccctggtcctgaaggtatcatccaccctggattccctgtgcctccagccccatatgcaccagtgtacaacctctgccctatccagccctgcaaggtagaattcggatcatggtagttggggggaggaagcatccaggatctgggggaaagctgtgctcttcgtcagtactaccttgcaccctgactgacccatctcctctcctaaacccctctatgaggggatctctagtggccgacacttgggccttgggtctccactctgtacttcccccttcattcaatgtgatatacacacacacacacacacacacacacattcttttttttttttttttgcatgatgccttatacctggtccctttggcacctcgtgattgcactggctggtgtgcttcttccatgtgggcttttttgcttctgagctagatggctgcttgtttatcttcaagcctttaagaccccagacactatctcttttgatagccgggcaccatcagctttcttcaccacatttacttgttcacccactttggcttcagcagttgtgtcgggagagtgagcatcatagggtaccaatttaataaacgaaagtattcatgcattgagggagtggcaaggtccccagggaatgctgaaagtggactttggaaccagggcgtggtgccccaacagactggattgggaaacgctcctaagggccagcaaacaatccttgaacgaactacaagcctttcttttgtgaagtgttttgttttgttctttgtcagtggtttgtttttattgttttattgtctggttgtatactgttgctttgttttcctctgtcttgttttcttgcatgttagtgtctccacaggtctgtctgaataggacaggctggatgaactatctggaggaaaaacaataggacagttcaggggggacagacagatccgggtgggggagggggaggagggtaaggaagtggtgttaataaacacagggacaagggaacaacatgggacccaaaatggtagtgagggggagtgacaggcctgatggggaacgatcaagggtaaggttgcgtagagaagaggtatagctgtagcccaggtggggacggagcatggtggtggggcaggaggaaagtcaagggagagggaggaaggagctgggagtcaaggggcatttatggaggtctagacaaagacatgtacatgcaaacatatatatgaggatggagaaatagatctaattgtctacatttataggtttaatattaaggtggcggaaggaccttgggcctctactcacatAATGTGTATTTTGCATATTCTCACTTGCTATTGTATTCATCTGTCCACtgtttcattttctattttcacCAAGTAGCGAGTTAGATCACAAgtattgggtttttttgtttttttaataccaGACCATTTAAATCTATTTTTTTGGCTGAATATCTTCAGGTAGTCCTTTGGTTATcttaatgtgtttttgttttcaaagcatggcaAGACATTCTTCTTCAATCTCATTATCATTTTGAATATTTTGCAATCAATTATGGGAAAAACACGATATCaccttgactttggattctccagagaagcaaaactagtaaTACATATACCTATATATTTCCCTGTATAAAGAATTTTATCATCAAAATTGGTTCATACAGTAGTGCATGCAGATAATTTCAGTGTTGTTCAAGTTCACAGGCCAAATGTTACCTGTACATTTTTCCTTACTTGTATTGCTGCCAGGGACAATTAATTAGGAAGCAGGATGACCACTGGCTTGCtttgcccagtggttctcaaccttcctaaagccaagaccctttaatacagttcctagtGTCGTGGTGACTGCTCAGCCATCAAATTATTATCGTTGCTACTATATAACTGTCAGttttctactgttatggatccagcaacccctgtaaaagggtcattcaaccccaaaggatgggacccacaggtttagaacttcTGGTTTAAGCAGAATCGATAAATTCAAGATCAGCAGTCAATGTGGCAGGCTGCTTATAACTCATAGGGTTGCCAAGTGGTTGCCAGATGCAGGACCAGGACCAGCCAAAAGGATTTTCCCACAAGGGGAACTGATATTAAGAGGAGGGCACATCACTAATTAAACTCTGTCATATTCATAAAGGCAGTGAGCAGATTAAGGTAGCAGCACTACACTCaattcttcccacaactgcttagcTGTTCACAGAAGATTGTGGAACTGATGATTCAATTAAACTTGATCACATCATGAGAGAATCCTGGACAAGAAAACttgacacaaaacccaactaTTCAACCCCTTTCCCTGAAGaatacaagacaaaacaaaaaagatgttATTTATAGCAAATACTAAAACATTTCCTAAAATCATTGTATGCTATCTTCATATAATAATtgaaacttttattttaaagtgATAATTATTAGTCTAATCTACCTGCTGGATTCAGCCACAATGGTACATATTTGCAGAGCCATGGAGAATAATTGGCAGCACTACTGCTCCCCACATTATGTGGAAAAACAGCATAAAACACCCTGAGAAAAGGAAATGGCTTCTGCAGAGGTACAATGAATGTAGTGGCAATTTCAGGGCCAGGACCCTAGTCTTCCAAACTCACATTTTACAGTGTCTTTCACGATGTATTTTCTTCCTACATGTACCTAGAGCATTTGACATTTCATGTCAGActtcaatgaaaacaaaacaaaacacacaaacaacaaaaCTAAACTGATGGGGTATGAAGAAGGAGTCTCCTTAGGTAGAATCAATTTCAATAATATTCCTTAGATAAAGAGAATTGTAATTCTTAATTTTTCAATCTTAGCCTTCTCTAGATTGATCCTGTATCTTTCATTCATAAACACATATGTCTAAAATTGTCATTTAAAAGGCACTCTTATTTGGTGTCCATTAAGATAAAATTGCTCAACCAGCCATCACTTGTTCCAGTCAGTCAAGTCTGGGAGTTGAGGAGTCACTAAAGTAGAGCAGGCAGGATGATAATTGGGCAGCTCTGTTGTTTTACACATGGTAGAGCTAATTAATAAGTCTCTGTAGAGACTCTATGGGGTTAAACAGTAAAACAACCATCAGACTGTGAATCGCATGACACTCCTAGAAAATACCATATTAAATATTACTGTGTATTCTATTACAGTTTAATTTATTTACATGTGAGCAAAGTAacagagaaagaatgaaaataaacaaacaacggGCAAACTTCTGTTTCCAATCACCTGTAATTATAAATGCACCTGTCTTTTCACATATCTTCATCTACTTTATGGCTTTATCTTTTCCCTAAAGCCTTTCCCCTGCCAATGGTCGAGTCAGGCTAGGACAGAAGTTGAAGCAGCCCCAATGCGGCGCACAGAAGTCAATGGAATGGTTTGATTTGGAGGATGCTTGCAATTAGGATTCCTTGACTTAGATTCCCCATAACAGACTGCAAAGACCAGATTGATGggaaaaaacagttttaataaggGAAACTTAAGTACAGGAGGATAGTTTAatggtccacaggagaaaaacatgAAATACCTGTTATTAATCTAAGTTTTATACTGGTAAGAGCCCTAGCTAAGCAGTCTAACCAACAAGATCATGTTCTAGTTCCCCAAGCAAGCCATAGGATGGAGATGTGGCAGTTTCCTTCCATAGAAATTATACTGTGGAAAATCTATGGAgaatttctactctgccctactgatagggttcctatgagtcaaaatctactcacAATTATTTGtgttagttttattttatttactctaACCCTTACATATCCTCTCCTTATTTATCAATGTGGTCCAAAAAGCAGGCTATTAACCCAAAATTGATGTTATGAATAAATTAACAATGACTATATTAAATTACCAACTTGAGGTTGTCCAAATCATTACTTTACTTACAAATTACACACTGATATTATTGCCAAATCACAGAAAATCTTGGCCCGGCTAAGGTGACACATAACCTAAGAATCATAGCCAGCATCACTCTTGCCATGCACCTAGGCGATTCTTACTTCCCGAAGGGCTTAATGGGAGAGATAATTTTTTATAGTCATCAATGTGAAATACTGGATAACAAGATGGttaagaaaggaggagaaagaTTTTCACATAAAATACATTGATGTCAGGAGGAATAAAGAGGAGTCTACTTATTGCCAGTCACCCTTGTTCAGTCTGAGAGTGCACCAAGGGAAGGAAATGGCCTCTATCTCTttgctatcgagtcaatgttgTCTCATAGTGAGCCTCTAGTGACTAGACCGAGTCACTGTACTCTAGTGtatgatagaactgtccctgtgtgtggTATGTCACAGTTGtgtgatttgcatttcccaaacGACTAGTAATGGCAACggtttcctcatgtgtttatcagccaatcAAGTGTcaccctttgtgaatcatctgcacAGGTTCTTAGCCCACCTTCTCAGGGGCTGATagtttttgagtttttttttcttgctcTAGGTCTGTAATAtattgtaggttttagtaattagtcctttgtcgaTTATGTCATTATTAAATATGTTTTTCCAATCTGTGGCTCTCCTTTAACTATTATTTTAATGAAGTATTTCAATGTacacaatgttttatttttaataggtcccattcatcaACTGTTTTCCATGGAGTGTGCTTCCTTTGTTATCTCTGATAACCCGTTTGTTCCCACTAGGGCACTTCGATTTGTCTCAATTTTCTCGTTGATAATCCTGACATTTTTGGGTTTTCTATTTAGGTTTTCGATCCACCAGGAGTGTGTTCCTGAGTTCGTTTTTGCTCATGGAGTCAGATATGTGTCTTGTTTCTTTCTTCTGCGTATGGGTGTCCAACTTTTCTAACATCATGTACTGAAaagggcatctacttcccatttattttttttgtgggGCTGTTGTCAAAATCATTTGCCTGTGTTTTTATTTCCAAGTTTTCTGTCTTGATCTGCCctgcatctatcattacaccagtACTAGGCCATTTGGACAGCTATGGCTCTCTAGTAAGTTTGAGGACAGATAGTACAAGACCACCTATTGTATTCTCTTTTCTTGAGGAATTATTTGCCTATCCTAAGCTTATTCCTTCTccaaatgaagttggtaattaatctttccatttatttaaagaattATTCTGGAATTTGGATAGGGGCTGCATTGAATTTGCAAA is from Tenrec ecaudatus isolate mTenEca1 chromosome 2, mTenEca1.hap1, whole genome shotgun sequence and encodes:
- the LOC142441365 gene encoding keratin-associated protein 19-3-like, translating into MSYYGSYYGGLGYGCGGFGGYGYGSGFGGFGYGSGFGGFGCGCFRPSCCKGYGFRGFY